From one Pedobacter faecalis genomic stretch:
- a CDS encoding FecR family protein: MNKETNNEQREKYHLHYFRRTDIPALTEEELEQESAEIYARIRPAQVGRPRRLWYAAAAIVAIVGIALVIHSSATRDIAANPSLAATPGAEIGPAVRAATLELADGTRLSLSGLKDGHIAGQRGVSISKLSGDILLYTKQAATPAEDNTIEFNTLSTVKGQQYQVCLPDGTKVWLNAASSITFPASFAHQKRREVRLTGEAYFEVAKDKEHPFIVNTEKQKVEVLGTHFNISAYADEATAKTTLLEGSVRVSNERETRVLLPGQQSQATNGDIAVSRTDLKESVAWKNGEFIFNNEALSDILKEVARWYSIEVIQLADHKDLRLSGTISRTKNLSTVLRALEMTGNITFRVEGKKVYVVK, translated from the coding sequence ATGAATAAAGAAACCAACAACGAACAACGTGAAAAATATCACCTTCACTATTTCAGAAGGACTGATATACCTGCGCTAACCGAAGAGGAGCTTGAGCAGGAAAGCGCGGAGATTTATGCCAGAATCCGCCCGGCTCAGGTTGGCAGACCAAGGCGCTTATGGTACGCCGCCGCTGCTATTGTTGCCATAGTGGGTATAGCCCTCGTCATTCATTCATCTGCAACGAGAGATATTGCTGCAAACCCGTCACTGGCCGCAACGCCGGGTGCAGAGATAGGTCCGGCTGTACGAGCTGCAACACTGGAACTGGCCGATGGAACGCGGCTGTCGCTTTCGGGACTTAAAGATGGGCACATCGCCGGTCAGCGCGGTGTCAGTATATCTAAACTGTCGGGAGATATCCTTCTATATACCAAACAGGCGGCGACGCCTGCTGAAGACAATACCATAGAATTCAATACGCTGTCAACTGTTAAAGGGCAGCAATACCAGGTCTGTTTACCAGACGGGACGAAGGTTTGGCTTAACGCCGCCTCGTCTATTACGTTTCCTGCATCTTTTGCACATCAGAAACGCCGGGAAGTTAGGCTCACAGGTGAAGCCTACTTTGAGGTGGCAAAAGATAAAGAACACCCATTTATTGTGAACACCGAAAAGCAGAAAGTAGAAGTACTGGGTACGCATTTCAACATCAGCGCTTATGCTGATGAGGCCACTGCGAAAACCACTTTGCTTGAAGGTTCTGTTCGGGTGTCGAACGAGCGGGAAACAAGAGTATTGCTGCCCGGCCAACAGTCTCAAGCTACAAATGGCGATATCGCCGTGTCCCGTACCGATCTGAAAGAAAGTGTAGCCTGGAAGAATGGGGAGTTTATTTTCAATAACGAAGCACTTTCAGATATTCTAAAAGAAGTCGCACGTTGGTACAGCATAGAAGTGATTCAGCTTGCAGACCATAAAGATCTGAGGCTTAGCGGAACCATATCCCGGACTAAAAACCTTTCTACAGTACTCAGAGCATTGGAAATGACCGGCAACATCACGTTCAGGGTAGAAGGAAAGAAGGTTTATGTAGTAAAATAG
- a CDS encoding RNA polymerase sigma factor, with protein MNDYKSYNDYELCSMFVSGDDRAFREIYIRYDKPLYLYAYHKVGNKEESRDLVQDVFAWMLENRTRLDLNTTLSGYLYKSVLNKIYNLYKHKGVKLKYSEDNPFNDQEATGTDFLIREKDIRVMIAQSIAAMPPRMREIYELRSNQYMTAKQISEYLQIAEGTVTTQLKRAFKHLRLRIGGLMAFFGFF; from the coding sequence ATGAACGACTATAAATCATATAATGATTACGAATTGTGCTCAATGTTCGTGTCTGGCGACGATCGTGCTTTCAGGGAAATTTACATCCGTTACGACAAGCCCCTGTATTTGTATGCCTATCATAAAGTAGGGAATAAGGAGGAGTCGAGAGATCTCGTTCAGGATGTTTTTGCCTGGATGCTCGAAAACCGGACGCGCTTAGACCTCAATACGACGCTCTCGGGCTATCTTTATAAGTCAGTGCTCAACAAGATTTACAATTTATATAAGCACAAGGGCGTAAAACTGAAATATTCAGAAGACAATCCCTTTAATGATCAGGAAGCAACCGGAACAGATTTTCTGATCAGGGAAAAAGATATCCGTGTGATGATTGCACAAAGCATCGCAGCGATGCCCCCGAGGATGCGTGAGATCTATGAGTTGCGCAGCAATCAATACATGACCGCCAAGCAAATCTCTGAGTATTTGCAAATTGCCGAAGGTACCGTAACCACGCAGTTGAAACGCGCGTTCAAACACCTGAGGCTTAGAATAGGCGGACTAATGGCGTTTTTTGGTTTTTTTTAA
- the ctlX gene encoding citrulline utilization hydrolase CtlX, whose amino-acid sequence MQTTRNILMIRPVNFRFNEQTAENNKFQKASDLKDQVHEQALKEFDQFVEVLRSNGVNVTVIDDTPQPETPDSIFPNNWVSFHDDGTVYLYPMFSVNRRNERRGDVISQLGTRFRIGDIGDLSAYEKKEMFLEGTGSMVLDRDHKIAYACLSLRTNEAVLHEFCVQSGYTAVVFSALDAGGFPIYHTNVMMCVGDTFAVICLEAIPDPAQRALVAQRLRDTGKALIEIDFQQMGSFAGNMLQVRNEAGESLLVMSEQAFKSLSQDQVSVLEQHARIVYSPLYTIEQNGGGSARCMLAEIHLPLAER is encoded by the coding sequence ATGCAGACAACCCGTAATATTTTGATGATCCGTCCGGTAAACTTCCGGTTTAACGAACAGACTGCTGAAAACAACAAGTTTCAGAAAGCCTCTGATTTGAAGGATCAGGTGCACGAGCAGGCGCTTAAGGAATTTGATCAGTTCGTTGAGGTATTGAGAAGCAACGGTGTAAATGTCACAGTGATCGATGACACGCCGCAGCCGGAAACGCCCGACTCAATATTTCCAAACAATTGGGTCTCTTTCCATGATGATGGCACGGTATATCTATACCCGATGTTCTCGGTAAACCGCAGGAATGAGCGACGGGGCGATGTGATTTCGCAGTTGGGTACGCGTTTCAGGATTGGGGATATTGGCGACCTCTCGGCCTACGAAAAGAAAGAGATGTTTTTGGAAGGTACAGGCAGCATGGTGCTGGACCGCGATCATAAAATTGCATATGCCTGCCTGTCTTTACGTACCAACGAGGCTGTACTTCATGAATTTTGTGTGCAGTCTGGATACACTGCGGTTGTTTTCAGTGCTTTGGATGCCGGCGGATTCCCGATTTACCACACAAACGTGATGATGTGCGTTGGTGATACCTTCGCTGTGATATGTCTGGAGGCGATACCCGACCCGGCACAGCGGGCCTTAGTGGCTCAGCGGTTGCGGGATACTGGTAAAGCGCTGATCGAGATCGATTTCCAGCAAATGGGCAGCTTTGCGGGAAACATGCTGCAGGTAAGGAATGAAGCAGGTGAATCTTTACTGGTTATGTCTGAACAGGCTTTTAAATCGCTAAGCCAAGACCAGGTATCTGTGCTTGAACAGCATGCCAGGATCGTTTATTCGCCTTTATATACCATTGAACAAAACGGTGGCGGAAGCGCGCGCTGCATGCTTGCGGAGATACATCTTCCCTTAGCTGAGCGCTAG
- a CDS encoding carboxypeptidase-like regulatory domain-containing protein, with amino-acid sequence MRYPIVFAFCLVVTLNAVAQRITINEKAISLPALFKEIRKQSGHDFLYNQSAIAQVGPIALQKKDATVQEVLDAALFNQPLQYLIEDKVVMITEKNTTGAKSGFAISGLVRNKQGETLPGAAVLVSNYQIGAVADNEGRFNLPQLRPGNYTLVIKMIGYQPNEQKVTISNRDIKLEIVLDEDVNVLREIVVKPDRYWLARMRVFQENFIGTSPNAAGCKILNPSVVSFEYDDEQRILKARADDFIVVENKALGYRIRYFLKYFERDDETQVVRFFGYPFFEELEESRAKRKKYHKKRETAYNGSPQHFFSALFSNTYADHGFVVNRMIKSKNPEKLSDSLINRKIEMFTKEVKSRKERRRRMDSLALYLKMKSAPDTVEILIREDIPTHELVKRKSAVLREIDFKDALYVTYKGERETKSYAKYSGYKIKRPDDLAPYQVSLVYRTAPEVNFFENGAIYDPGSLLYEGMWGYERVADMLPLDYQAEP; translated from the coding sequence GTGAGGTATCCGATTGTTTTCGCCTTTTGCCTGGTGGTTACGCTAAACGCAGTAGCACAAAGGATCACCATCAACGAAAAAGCGATATCTCTGCCGGCCCTGTTTAAAGAGATCAGAAAGCAGAGCGGCCATGATTTTTTATACAACCAATCTGCAATTGCCCAGGTAGGACCTATCGCCTTGCAAAAAAAAGATGCTACGGTACAGGAAGTGCTCGACGCGGCTTTATTTAACCAACCTTTGCAGTATCTTATTGAAGATAAGGTTGTGATGATCACGGAGAAAAATACCACAGGTGCAAAAAGTGGTTTTGCCATATCCGGTCTGGTCAGAAACAAGCAGGGCGAGACACTTCCTGGCGCAGCAGTTTTGGTAAGTAATTATCAGATAGGTGCCGTCGCAGATAACGAAGGACGCTTTAATCTTCCACAGCTTAGGCCCGGAAATTATACATTGGTGATTAAGATGATAGGGTACCAGCCTAACGAACAGAAGGTGACCATCAGCAATCGCGACATCAAACTGGAGATCGTTCTGGATGAGGATGTCAACGTTTTGCGTGAAATAGTGGTAAAGCCCGACCGCTACTGGCTTGCGCGTATGAGGGTTTTCCAGGAAAACTTCATCGGTACATCACCCAACGCTGCAGGGTGCAAAATATTGAATCCGTCGGTTGTCTCATTTGAATATGACGACGAGCAACGCATTTTGAAAGCCAGGGCCGACGACTTCATTGTCGTAGAAAACAAAGCCCTGGGCTATCGCATCCGTTATTTTTTGAAGTATTTTGAACGGGACGACGAAACCCAGGTGGTTCGCTTTTTCGGATATCCTTTTTTTGAGGAGCTGGAGGAATCACGGGCTAAGAGGAAGAAGTATCATAAAAAGCGGGAGACCGCTTACAACGGCTCTCCGCAACACTTTTTTTCAGCGCTGTTCAGCAATACCTATGCAGATCACGGTTTTGTTGTAAACCGCATGATCAAGTCGAAAAACCCGGAAAAGTTATCCGACAGCCTGATTAACCGGAAGATTGAAATGTTCACCAAAGAGGTAAAGAGTCGCAAGGAGCGGCGACGCAGAATGGATTCCCTTGCGCTGTACCTTAAAATGAAAAGCGCGCCAGATACCGTGGAAATCCTGATCAGGGAAGACATTCCCACACATGAACTGGTAAAACGCAAGTCGGCCGTACTGCGCGAAATTGACTTCAAAGACGCGCTTTACGTGACCTATAAGGGTGAGCGTGAAACAAAAAGTTATGCCAAATACTCCGGCTATAAGATCAAACGTCCGGATGACCTGGCTCCATACCAGGTATCACTGGTATACAGAACCGCTCCGGAAGTAAATTTCTTTGAAAACGGGGCAATTTATGACCCAGGTTCACTGCTTTACGAGGGCATGTGGGGATATGAACGCGTCGCTGATATGCTGCCGCTGGATTATCAGGCTGAACCTTAA
- a CDS encoding arginine decarboxylase — translation MQSYSEFLDLSVGFPQEGFSVIDDELYFQDLNLMEMIETYGTPLRFTYLPMVTKKIQQAKILFQTAILKNNYRGDYKYCYCTKSSHFKHIVEEALKNGIHLETSSAFDMPMIEALEKKGALTKDITVICNGFKTYQYKQYIIDMLHDGYKNIIPVLDNKEEFNLFDDEIEMDTPCNLGIRIASEEQPDSQFYTSRLGIRMEDVIDFYNNKISANPNFRVKLLHFFINSGISDTPYYWNELEKYVTLYCKFKKVNPELDTLDIGGGMPFKDSLVFDFDYEYMVNEIVKRIKEICAEHDVIEPDIITEFGKYTVAEASGILYKVLGRKQQNDREKWLMLDGSFITNLPDVWALNQKYILLPVNNWDSEYERVNLGGITCDGQDYYNQEAHMNSVFMPKTRKVQYLGFFNTGAYQEVLSGYGGIHHCLLPSPKHVIIRRNRDETFNFEVFGEEQNSKQVLKILGYT, via the coding sequence ATGCAGAGTTACTCCGAGTTTCTTGATTTAAGCGTTGGTTTTCCGCAGGAAGGTTTCAGCGTTATAGATGATGAGTTGTATTTTCAGGACCTGAACCTGATGGAGATGATTGAAACTTATGGTACGCCATTGCGTTTCACGTATTTGCCTATGGTAACGAAGAAGATTCAGCAGGCGAAGATTCTTTTCCAGACGGCGATCTTGAAAAACAATTACCGGGGCGACTATAAATACTGCTATTGTACCAAGAGTTCGCACTTTAAGCATATCGTGGAAGAGGCGCTTAAAAACGGGATTCACCTGGAGACTTCTTCGGCCTTTGATATGCCTATGATTGAGGCGCTGGAGAAAAAGGGCGCTTTAACGAAGGATATCACCGTGATCTGCAACGGTTTTAAAACCTATCAGTATAAGCAGTATATCATCGACATGCTGCATGATGGCTACAAGAATATTATCCCGGTACTGGATAACAAGGAGGAATTTAATCTTTTCGACGATGAGATTGAGATGGATACGCCTTGTAACCTAGGGATCCGGATCGCCTCTGAGGAACAGCCGGATTCTCAGTTTTATACTTCCCGCCTGGGCATCAGGATGGAGGATGTGATCGACTTTTATAACAATAAGATCTCTGCGAATCCGAACTTCCGGGTAAAGCTGCTGCATTTCTTTATCAATTCGGGTATCTCTGATACACCGTATTACTGGAACGAGCTTGAAAAGTATGTAACGCTGTACTGCAAGTTTAAAAAGGTAAACCCTGAACTGGATACGCTGGATATAGGCGGTGGTATGCCGTTTAAGGATTCCCTGGTTTTCGATTTCGACTATGAGTATATGGTGAATGAGATCGTGAAACGTATTAAGGAGATCTGTGCGGAGCACGATGTGATTGAACCGGACATTATTACGGAGTTTGGAAAGTATACCGTGGCCGAGGCTTCCGGAATTCTTTATAAAGTTCTGGGCCGTAAGCAGCAAAACGACCGGGAAAAATGGCTGATGCTGGATGGTTCTTTCATTACCAATTTGCCTGATGTTTGGGCGCTGAACCAGAAGTATATCCTGTTGCCGGTAAATAATTGGGATTCTGAGTACGAGCGTGTTAACCTTGGCGGTATTACCTGCGACGGGCAGGATTATTACAACCAGGAGGCGCATATGAACAGTGTGTTTATGCCTAAGACGCGTAAAGTACAATACCTGGGCTTCTTTAATACGGGTGCCTACCAGGAAGTGCTTAGCGGTTATGGCGGGATACACCACTGTCTGCTCCCCAGCCCTAAACATGTGATCATTAGAAGGAACCGCGACGAGACCTTCAACTTTGAGGTGTTTGGTGAGGAGCAGAACAGCAAGCAGGTGTTGAAAATACTCGGCTATACCTAA